From the Halococcus salsus genome, one window contains:
- a CDS encoding DUF433 domain-containing protein gives MAEIVSTEGTLGGEPRLDGRRISVLQIVDMVRDDGSPEYVADQLDVSLAEVHTALAYYYDHPEEMREIRRRHEQQEERLESRSVSPPAAER, from the coding sequence ATGGCCGAGATCGTCTCGACGGAAGGAACGTTGGGCGGTGAGCCACGGCTTGATGGGCGGCGGATCAGCGTGCTCCAGATCGTCGACATGGTTCGTGACGATGGGTCCCCGGAGTACGTCGCCGACCAACTCGACGTCTCGTTGGCGGAGGTTCACACCGCGCTCGCGTACTACTACGACCATCCGGAGGAGATGCGCGAGATCCGACGTCGGCACGAGCAACAGGAAGAACGGCTCGAATCGCGGTCGGTCTCGCCGCCCGCCGCCGAACGGTGA
- a CDS encoding mechanosensitive ion channel family protein, translating to MHPTVLQQGLPTTPQQFVNQYGDAIVSAATTVVLFVVAFVVIYPVAKFVLTRVTKRALEVRGFDGTVVGLGGRIAGALALFAALALAATIAGFGTVLAAFATLAGALALALGFAAQDLIGNFVAGVFILRDKPFQTGDWIEWPSGDGTKSGVVQEIRLRVTKLETFDNELITVPNSELADNAVTNPVANDRLRVPFTFGIGYDDDIEQAKKIILQEAATVENIKGEPEPDVILTELGDSAVGLTARAHIDDPSRGKYVHTLSAWVQAVKERFDDEGIDMPYPYTELTGAVAVDDPIEVNRASADD from the coding sequence ATGCACCCGACGGTCCTCCAGCAGGGTCTCCCGACCACGCCCCAGCAGTTCGTGAACCAGTACGGCGACGCGATCGTGAGCGCCGCGACCACGGTGGTGCTGTTCGTCGTGGCGTTCGTCGTCATCTACCCGGTCGCCAAGTTCGTGCTGACCAGGGTGACGAAGCGTGCGCTCGAAGTCCGTGGGTTCGACGGGACGGTCGTCGGGCTCGGCGGCCGGATCGCGGGGGCGCTCGCGCTGTTCGCCGCGCTCGCGCTCGCGGCGACGATCGCGGGGTTCGGGACCGTGCTCGCGGCCTTCGCGACGCTGGCCGGTGCGCTCGCGTTGGCACTCGGGTTCGCCGCCCAGGACCTCATCGGTAACTTCGTCGCGGGCGTGTTCATCCTCCGCGACAAGCCCTTCCAGACCGGCGACTGGATCGAGTGGCCCTCGGGCGACGGCACGAAGTCGGGCGTCGTCCAGGAGATCCGGCTCCGCGTCACCAAACTCGAGACCTTCGACAACGAACTGATCACCGTGCCCAACTCCGAACTCGCCGACAACGCGGTCACCAACCCCGTCGCCAACGACCGCCTCCGGGTTCCGTTCACCTTCGGCATCGGCTACGACGACGACATCGAGCAGGCGAAGAAGATCATCCTCCAGGAGGCCGCGACGGTCGAGAACATCAAGGGCGAACCCGAACCCGACGTGATCCTCACCGAACTCGGTGATTCGGCGGTGGGGCTGACCGCGCGTGCCCACATCGACGACCCCTCGCGCGGGAAGTACGTCCACACGCTCTCGGCGTGGGTCCAGGCCGTGAAGGAGCGCTTCGACGACGAGGGGATCGACATGCCCTACCCCTACACCGAACTCACCGGTGCGGTCGCCGTCGACGATCCCATCGAAGTGAACCGAGCGAGCGCCGACGACTGA
- a CDS encoding metal-dependent hydrolase produces the protein MFPWGHLAVGYLCYSILCHLAGRRPGEYPTLALALGTQFPDLVDKPLSWMFDLLPAGVFAHTVFVAVPVWIVVLAVAYWRSRTSIGFAFVVGYASHLPADVLPSVALGNELNYWFLFWPVMARPGVDVSDPIVGPGAGAGLIANADYYFVQYAQQLLGPVLVAYVGLFVLVFVLWLYDGHPGVRALGNVVRRSTGRESL, from the coding sequence GTGTTTCCGTGGGGCCACCTCGCGGTCGGCTACCTCTGTTATTCGATACTCTGTCACCTCGCCGGCCGCCGACCGGGGGAGTACCCGACGCTCGCGCTCGCGCTCGGCACCCAGTTCCCCGATCTGGTCGACAAACCGCTGTCGTGGATGTTCGACCTCCTGCCCGCCGGCGTGTTCGCTCACACGGTCTTCGTCGCCGTCCCGGTCTGGATCGTCGTGCTCGCCGTCGCCTACTGGCGCTCGCGAACCAGCATCGGCTTCGCGTTCGTCGTCGGCTACGCCTCGCACCTCCCGGCGGACGTGCTCCCGTCGGTTGCGCTCGGCAACGAACTCAACTACTGGTTCCTGTTCTGGCCGGTGATGGCCCGCCCGGGGGTCGACGTCTCGGACCCGATCGTGGGTCCCGGTGCGGGTGCGGGTCTGATCGCGAACGCGGACTACTACTTCGTCCAGTACGCCCAGCAGCTCCTGGGACCGGTGCTCGTGGCTTACGTCGGTCTGTTCGTCCTCGTGTTCGTGCTCTGGCTCTACGACGGCCACCCCGGCGTTCGGGCGCTCGGGAACGTGGTCCGGCGCTCGACGGGCCGAGAGTCGCTCTAA
- a CDS encoding MazG nucleotide pyrophosphohydrolase domain-containing protein, whose translation MDEQREVAAFVDRHDIETSLEFRLLTMVEEIGEMAEDAVETTGYGERPEEIGITEEELGDTMFTLLQIANAADIDAGEALERTLEKYDERIDETGNPSSE comes from the coding sequence ATGGACGAACAGCGGGAGGTAGCGGCGTTCGTGGACAGACACGATATCGAGACGAGCCTCGAGTTCCGGTTGCTGACCATGGTCGAGGAGATCGGGGAGATGGCCGAGGACGCTGTCGAGACGACGGGGTACGGGGAACGACCGGAGGAGATCGGGATAACCGAGGAGGAACTCGGCGACACCATGTTTACCCTGTTGCAGATCGCGAACGCCGCCGATATCGACGCCGGCGAGGCGCTCGAACGGACCCTCGAAAAGTACGACGAGCGGATCGACGAGACGGGGAACCCCTCGTCGGAGTGA
- the ilvD gene encoding dihydroxy-acid dehydratase, with protein sequence MSQQPQHRDPDGSKKDENLRSREVTDGPDRAPHRSMFRAMGFDDDALDSPMVGVPNPAADVTPCNVHLDSVAEAAIEGVEGAGGMPIEFGTVTVSDAISMGTEGMKASLISREVIADSVELVSFGERMDALVTVAGCDKNLPGMMMAAIRTDLPSVFVYGGTILPGHHEGRDVTVQDVFEGVGAYSQGDISREDLDSLERDACPGAGSCAGMYTANTMASMSEALGLAPLGSASAPAESDARLDVARRAGEAVMHCVEEDLRPSDVLSKESFENAIALQMALGGSTNAVLHLPALAAEAGIDLSLEDFNEVGARTPHICHLRPGGAGVMADLHEQGGVPVVLRRLLDAGLLHGDAMTVTGKTLEESLAELDLPDDSAIDSDLVQTVENPIHDEGAIKVLTGNLAPDGAVLKVTGDDKLHHEGPARVFEDEESAMKWVQEGNIESGDVIIIRNEGPRGGPGMREMLGVTAAVVGQGHEDDVALITDGRFSGATRGPMIGHAAPEAFVGGPIAALQDGDTVRVDVPDRTIETDLSEEELDSRLDAWEQPEANYQSGVLAKYGRDFGSAANGAVTNPGVKRD encoded by the coding sequence ATGAGCCAACAACCACAACACCGCGACCCCGACGGGTCGAAAAAAGACGAGAACTTGCGTAGTCGCGAGGTCACCGACGGACCGGACCGCGCACCTCACCGCTCGATGTTCCGCGCGATGGGCTTCGACGACGACGCGCTCGACTCGCCGATGGTCGGCGTCCCCAACCCCGCGGCGGACGTCACGCCCTGCAACGTCCACCTCGACTCGGTGGCCGAGGCCGCCATCGAGGGTGTCGAGGGCGCGGGCGGGATGCCGATAGAGTTCGGTACCGTCACCGTGAGCGACGCGATCTCGATGGGGACGGAGGGGATGAAGGCCTCGCTCATCTCGCGGGAGGTCATCGCCGACTCCGTGGAGCTCGTTTCGTTCGGCGAGCGGATGGACGCCCTCGTGACGGTCGCGGGCTGCGACAAGAACCTCCCGGGGATGATGATGGCCGCCATCAGGACCGACCTGCCGAGCGTGTTCGTCTACGGTGGAACCATCCTCCCGGGCCACCACGAAGGTCGGGACGTCACCGTTCAGGACGTCTTCGAGGGCGTCGGCGCGTATTCTCAAGGGGATATCTCGCGCGAGGATCTCGACTCGCTGGAGCGCGACGCGTGTCCGGGGGCGGGGTCGTGCGCCGGGATGTACACCGCGAACACGATGGCGAGCATGAGCGAGGCGCTCGGGCTCGCCCCCCTGGGGTCGGCGAGCGCGCCCGCCGAGTCCGACGCCCGGCTCGACGTCGCGCGCCGTGCGGGCGAGGCGGTCATGCACTGTGTCGAGGAGGATCTCCGCCCCTCGGACGTGCTCTCGAAGGAGAGCTTCGAGAACGCCATCGCGCTCCAGATGGCACTCGGAGGCTCGACCAACGCCGTGCTCCACCTCCCGGCGCTCGCCGCCGAGGCGGGTATCGATCTCTCATTGGAGGACTTCAACGAGGTCGGGGCGCGAACGCCCCACATCTGCCACCTCAGGCCCGGCGGTGCGGGCGTGATGGCCGACCTCCACGAGCAGGGTGGCGTGCCGGTCGTGCTTCGCCGCCTGCTCGACGCGGGGCTGCTCCACGGCGACGCGATGACCGTGACGGGCAAGACCCTCGAAGAAAGTCTCGCGGAGCTCGACCTCCCGGACGACTCCGCGATCGATTCGGACCTCGTCCAAACTGTGGAAAACCCGATCCACGACGAGGGCGCGATCAAGGTTCTGACCGGGAACCTCGCACCCGACGGCGCGGTCCTCAAAGTCACCGGCGACGACAAGCTCCACCACGAGGGCCCGGCGCGGGTGTTCGAGGACGAGGAGAGCGCGATGAAGTGGGTCCAGGAGGGCAACATCGAGAGCGGCGACGTGATCATCATCCGGAACGAGGGGCCCCGCGGTGGGCCGGGGATGCGCGAGATGCTGGGTGTCACGGCCGCCGTCGTCGGCCAGGGCCACGAGGACGACGTCGCGCTCATCACGGACGGGCGGTTCTCAGGTGCGACGCGCGGCCCGATGATCGGGCACGCCGCGCCCGAGGCGTTCGTCGGCGGGCCGATAGCCGCACTCCAGGACGGCGACACGGTGCGCGTGGACGTCCCCGACCGAACCATCGAGACCGACCTCTCGGAGGAGGAGCTCGACTCCCGGCTCGACGCGTGGGAGCAGCCCGAGGCGAACTACCAGTCGGGCGTGCTCGCGAAGTACGGGCGGGACTTCGGTTCGGCGGCCAACGGTGCGGTGACGAACCCCGGCGTGAAACGAGACTGA
- a CDS encoding RNA-guided pseudouridylation complex pseudouridine synthase subunit Cbf5, with amino-acid sequence MRGSPTERTPAANRSFGVVNLDKPPGPSAHQVTGWVRDLVGVDRAAHAGTLDPKVTGCLPILLGDATRMAQVFLEGDKEYVAVLELHKPAPANVENVLAEFEGPIYQKPPKKSAVARRLRVREIYDLTPVEIEDRRILLKIRCESGTYVRKLCHDLGLALGTGGHMGDLRRTSTTPFDDTTLVSLHDLADALAFADEGDPEPLSEAVRPAERALTHLPRVTIAENAAREVAEGAPVYAPGVLDVENINPEDDEPLVACYTPDGAAVCLGRFVGDPEADSETVVDLERVLI; translated from the coding sequence ATGCGGGGTTCGCCCACCGAGCGCACGCCCGCGGCGAACCGGTCGTTCGGGGTCGTCAACCTCGACAAACCACCGGGACCCTCAGCCCACCAGGTCACCGGCTGGGTTCGCGACCTCGTCGGGGTCGACCGCGCCGCCCACGCCGGCACCCTCGACCCGAAAGTCACGGGCTGCCTCCCGATCCTGCTCGGCGACGCCACCCGGATGGCCCAGGTCTTCCTCGAAGGCGACAAGGAGTACGTCGCGGTGCTCGAACTCCACAAACCGGCCCCCGCGAACGTCGAGAACGTTCTCGCCGAATTCGAGGGCCCGATATACCAGAAACCCCCCAAGAAGAGCGCCGTCGCCCGTCGGCTCCGAGTCCGGGAGATCTACGACCTCACGCCGGTCGAGATCGAAGACCGCCGGATCCTCCTCAAGATTCGCTGCGAGAGCGGGACCTACGTCAGGAAGCTGTGTCACGACCTCGGCCTCGCGCTCGGCACCGGTGGCCACATGGGCGACCTCCGGCGAACCTCGACGACGCCGTTCGACGACACGACGCTCGTGAGCCTCCACGACCTCGCCGACGCGCTCGCGTTCGCCGATGAGGGCGACCCGGAACCCCTCTCCGAGGCCGTCCGGCCGGCCGAACGCGCGCTCACCCACCTCCCGCGGGTGACGATCGCCGAGAACGCCGCCCGGGAGGTCGCCGAGGGCGCGCCGGTGTACGCGCCCGGCGTGCTGGACGTCGAGAACATCAATCCCGAGGACGACGAACCGCTGGTCGCCTGCTACACGCCCGACGGGGCGGCGGTCTGTCTCGGTCGATTCGTGGGCGACCCCGAGGCCGACTCGGAGACCGTCGTCGACCTCGAACGCGTTTTGATTTGA
- a CDS encoding DUF5615 family PIN-like protein, whose translation MTLRFFVDEHVPSAVTSTLRSNGYTVVTAQERYGRESVDEELLGDCGRDGLVVLTNDRDFVELGDETDHAGIVVYTTPNPSPSEFAVAIDRVDRFFTADELANQLVWLENWL comes from the coding sequence GTGACGCTTCGCTTTTTCGTGGACGAACACGTTCCGAGCGCCGTCACGTCGACGCTCCGGTCGAACGGGTACACCGTCGTTACCGCGCAGGAACGCTACGGTCGGGAGTCGGTCGACGAGGAACTACTCGGTGATTGTGGACGGGACGGGCTCGTCGTTCTCACGAACGACCGCGATTTCGTCGAACTCGGTGACGAGACCGATCATGCCGGAATCGTCGTCTACACTACGCCGAATCCGTCCCCGAGCGAGTTCGCCGTCGCGATCGACCGTGTCGACCGGTTCTTTACGGCCGACGAACTGGCGAACCAGCTGGTGTGGTTGGAAAACTGGCTGTGA